The uncultured Cohaesibacter sp. genome segment CAGCAAGCCACGCGCGATTCCGTTCATGCGTTGATGATGATCCGTGCCTATCGCATGCGTGGTCACTTGCATGCGGATCTCGATCCTCTCAAGCTTGCGGAGGCGAAGGATCACGAAGAATTGCATCCCTCGTCCTACGGCTTCACCGAAGCGGATTATGATCGCAAGATCTTCATTGATTTCGTTTTGGGGCTGGAATTTGCAACAATTCCGGAGATGCTCGAAATTCTGCGCCGTACCTATTGCTCCACTCTGGGTGTGGAGTTCATGCATATTTCTGATCCGGCTGAAAAGTCGTGGATTCAGGAGCGCATTGAGGGACCGGACAAGCAGATCGCCTTTACCAAAGAAGGCAAGAAAGCCATCCTTTACAAACTTGTCGAGGCGGAAGGCTTTGAGAAGTTTCTCGATCTGAAATATACCGGCACCAAGCGCTTCGGCCTTGATGGTGGTGAGGCTTTGATCCCGGCGCTTGAGCAGATCATCAAGCGTGGTGGCGCCTTGGGTGTTGAGCAAATCGTGTTCGGCATGGCCCATCGTGGGCGTCTCAATGTGCTCAGTCAGGTGATGGGCAAGCCGCACCGCGCCATTTTCCACGAATTCAAGGGCGGTTCCTATGCCCCTGATGATGTGGAGGGGTCGGGCGATGTGAAATATCATCTGGGCGCGTCTTCCGACCGTTCGTTTGATGATAACAATGTTCATCTGTCACTGACCGCCAACCCATCCCACCTTGAGATCGTCAATCCTGTGGTTCTGGGCAAGGCCCGCGCCAAGCAGGATCAGATTGCTGCCGGTGACGGTCCCTTCATCGAGACGACCGAAGTGGATCGCACGACTGTCATGCCGTTGCTGATCCATGGCGATGCAGCCTTTGCCGGTCAGGGTGTTGTTGCGGAATGTCTGGGCCTGTCTGGCCTGCGCGGTCACAGAACCGGTGGCTCGATCCATTTCATCATCAACAACCAGATCGGTTTCACCACCAACCCGCGCTTTTCGCGGTCTTCGCCATATCCATCGGATGTCGCCAAGATGATCGAGGCGCCGATCCTGCATTGTAATGCGGATGATCCTGAATCGGTGGTGTTTGCGGCCAAGATCGCGACGGAATTTCGCCAGAAATTCGGCAAGCCTGTCGTCATCGACATGTTCTGCTACCGCCGCTTCGGCCACAATGAGGGCGACGAGCCAGCCTTCACCCAGCCGCTCATGTACAAGAAGATCCGTCAGCATCCGACCAGCCTGCGTCTATATGCAGACAAGCTGATTGCTGATGGTGTCATTTCCGAAGCCGATCTTGAAGCGATGCGTGACGATGTGCGCAAGATGATGGATGCGGAATTTGAAGCAGGTCAGAGCTTCTCGCCGAACAAGGCGGATTGGTTCGACGGCAAATGGGCTGGCCTGACGACCGCCAGCGCCGAAGACGATCGCCGCTCCGGTGAAACCGGGGTCGAAGTCGAAGAATTGCGGGCTATCGGTGAAAAACTGACCGGCATTCCCTCTGGCTTCAATGTTCATCGGACCATCAAACGCTTCCTCGACAATCGCTCGAAGATGATGGAAACCGGGGAAGGCATCGACTGGGCGACCGCTGAAGCCCTGGCCTTTGGCTCTCTGGTTAAGGAAGGCCACGCGGTGCGTCTGTCCGGTCAGGATTGTGAACGCGGGACCTTCTCCCAGCGCCACACGGTTTTGTATGATCAGCAGGATGAGAGCCGTTACATTCCGTTGAACAATATTTCCGAAGGCCAGCAGCGCTATGAAGTGATCAACTCGATGCTGTCCGAAGAGGCGGTGCTCGGGTTTGAGTATGGCTATACGCTTTCCGAGCCTCAGTGCCTGACCATGTGGGAAGGCCAGTTTGGTGACTTTGCTAACGGTGCGCAGGTGGTGTTTGACCAGTTCCTGAGCTCTGGCGAACGCAAGTGGCTGCGGGCTTCCGGCCTTACTCTTCTGTTGCCGCATGGCTATGAAGGGCAGGGACCGGAGCATAGTTCAGCCCGTCTTGAACGTTATCTGCAGGCTTGTGCCGAGGATAATATTCAGGTTGCCAACTGCACGACCCCAGCGAACTATTTCCACATCCTGCGCCGTCAGGTGAAGCGGACCTTCCGTAAACCTCTGGTTCTGATGACGCCGAAAAGTTTGCTGCGTCACAAGCGCTGCGTTTCCAACCTTGCGGAGATGGGGGCCAACAGCACCTTCCACCGCGTGCTGTGGGATGACGCGGAAATCCGTCCTAATCAGGAAATCAAGCTTGCATCTGATGACAAGATCCGTCGCGTCATCATGTGTTCGGGCAAGGTTTACTATGACCTGTATGAAGAGCGTGAGAAGCGTGGCATCAATGATGTCTATCTTCTGCGTGTCGAACAGCTCTATCCATTCCCGGCAAAGGCTCTGATGAAAGAGCTGGGCCGCTTCTCCCAGGCCGACATGGTCTGGTGTCAGGAAGAGCCGAAGAACCAGGGATCGTGGGCTTTTGTCGAACCTTATATCGAGTGGGTCCTCAATCAGGTTGATGCGAATTGCAAGCGGCCTCGTTATGTGGGACGGGCGGCTTCTGCTGCGACGGCAACCGGCTTGATGAGCAAACATATCGCGCAGTTGCAGGCTTTCCTCGACGATGCCTACGCTGACTGACACATAGAAGTGGTCGTCTTCCCCGCCTGATCGAGGGGAGACGATCTCTTCTTCGAATTAGACGCCGACATAGATGCCAAACGGATTCTGGATCCCTGTTCAGGGTCCGGCCTTTGGCTCAAAGCGAAATTGGAATGTGAGATAACAAATGGCTACGGAAATCAAAGTCCCGACTCTGGGCGAATCTGTGACCGAAGCGACCATCGGTCAGTGGTTCAAGGCAACCGGTGATGCGGTACAGGCAGACGAGCCGCTGGTGGAACTGGAAACGGACAAGGTGACCATCGAGGTTCCTGCTCCTGTATCCGGGACGATGGGTGACATTGTTGCTGCTGAAGGAGAAACCGTTGAAGTGGGCGCTTTGCTCGCCATGCTGAATGAAGGGGCTGGCGGGGGTGCTTCGGCTCCTGCGGCTTCCGCTCCTGCTCCTAAAGCTGATAAAGCTCCGGCCCCTGCTGCCCCGGCTCCAGCTTCTTCTTCTGGCACCTCCATGCCTCCGGCTCCATCTGCTGGCAAGATGATGACCGAGCAGAAAATCGATCCCGCTTCTGTTGCCGGGTCCGGTGTCCGCGGTCAGGTTCTCAAGGGCGATGTGCTCAATGCCATCGCATCTGGTGCAACGGCCCCTGCCGGTGCCTCTACTGCCGCTCCTGCTGCGCGGCCTGCATCCAAGGCCGAAGACGCTGCGCGTGAAGAACGCGTGCGGATGACCAAATTGCGTCAAACCATCGCGCGTCGCCTGAAAGATGCTCAGAATACGGCTGCCATGCTGACCACATTCAATGATGTGGACATGTCAGCGGTGATGAATTTGCGCAAGGAATATAAAGACCTGTTCGAGAAGAAACATGGTGTCCGTCTGGGCTTCATGGGTTTCTTCGCCAAGGCAGTCTGTCAGGCCTTGCAGGAAATCCCGGCTGTGAATGCCGAGATTGACGGTACCGACCTTATCTACAAGCATTTCGTCCATCTCGGTGTTGCCGTTGGCTCGCCGCGTGGTCTGGTGGTGCCTGTGGTGCGTGACGCGGACCAGATGTCGATTGCTGAAATGGAAAAAGCCATTGGCGATTATGGTCGTGCTGCCCGTGATGGCAAGCTGACCATTGAAGACATGCAGGGCGGCACCTTCACCGTTTCCAACGGTGGTGTCTATGGTTCGATGATGTCGACCCCGATCCTCAATGCGCCACAGTCCGGTATTCTCGGCATGCACCGCATTGAAGAGCGTCCTGTTGTGCGCAACGGCGAAATCGTCATCCGTCCGATGATGTATCTGGCTTTGTCCTACGACCACCGCATCGTGGATGGCAAAGAAGCCGTGACCTTCCTTGTTCGTATCAAGGAAGCGCTTGAAGATCCGCAGCGTCTGGTTCTGGATCTCTAAGCATCTGTCTTTTCAAAACGGGGCAACTTTGCCCCGTTTCTGTATCCGGTTTTCCGAAGCAACCCAACTTCGGAAGTCTTGTTTCGGAGAGGCCCGATAAGAGGCAACTTTGAGGCAGGCACCAAAGGGTTCCCATTGCCAAGCCAAAGCTGGCTTGTCTGGTTGGAGTGGCATTGACTTGGCCTTCGCATTGAAAATTGGTAGTTGGCTTTGTGCCGTCTTTATCATTTTCTCAGCCCTGGTTTGGCTGGTGGGTGGCTTTTTGGTGACCAATGCCGTGTCCAACAATGCGGCCCTGCCTGCCGGGTTTGAGCTGATCCCGTCAAGTTTCTGGCCTGTGCGTGCCGTTGTTTCCGCCCTTGGTGTGGTGGGAGCGGTTATTCTGGTCTTGTCCCGCCCGTCCTTTTTTCGGGTGATTTCCATTTGGTTTGCAAGCGAGCTGGTGCTGATTGGCTGGCTGTATGCAACCGGTTTTCTTGTCTCGCAATTCGATAGTTTCGAGGCCGTGCGCAGTCTGGTTATCCTGCAAATGTGCGGTCTTTGCGTGGTGCTGTTTGCCTGGGTGAAACAGACCTCGCTCTATCGGACCAGACGTCCTCAGGAGTGATTGAAATGTCGTATGATCTAGTTGTGATTGGTACGGGTCCGGGTGGCTATGTCTGTGCTATCCGCGCAGCCCAGCTTGGTATGAAGGTTGCTGTCGTTGAAAAACGCAAAACCCATGGCGGTACCTGTTTGAATGTGGGCTGTATTCCCTCGAAAGCTTTGTTGCATGCCTCCGAGCTGTATGAAGAAGCCGAGCATGATTTTGCCAATATGGGCATCAAGGTCGGCAAGTTGCAGCTCGATCTGAAGGCCATGATGGGCCACAAGGATGACGTCGTCGAAAGCAACGTCAAAGGCATTGATTATCTGTTCAAGAAGAACAAGATCGACATCTTTCAGGGCATGGGCAAGATCGTTGCTGCCGGCAAGGTCGAAGTCACGCCTGATGAGGGGGATGCCCAGACAGTTGAGGCCAAAAATATCGTCATTGCCACGGGCTCTGATGTCGCCAACTTGCCGGGTATCGAGATTGACGAGAAGCATGTGGTGTCGTCCACCGGTGCGCTTGATCTGGACAAGGTGCCAGAAAAGATGATCGTTGTTGGTGCTGGTGTCATCGGACTTGAGCTTGGCTCTGTCTGGCGTCGTCTGGGCTCTGAAGTGACTGTGGTTGAGTTTCTTGATCGCATTCTGCCGGGCATGGATGGTGAGATCGTCAAAAATGCCCAGCGCATGTTCAAGAAGCAGGGCTTTGACTTCAAGCTTGGCACCAAGGTTACCGGCATTGAGAAATCCAAAAAGGGCCTTAAAGTTACCATTGAGCCTGCCGTTGGCGGTGACGCAAGCGAACTGGACGCCGATGTCGTGCTGGTGGCGATCGGTCGTCGTCCTTACACCGATGGTCTGGGCCTGGATTCGGTTGGCGTTGAATTGGATGATCGCGGCCGCGTTGCGACCGATGCGCATTTCAAAACCAATGTTGACGGCATTTATGCCATTGGCGATGTGATTGCCGGCCCGATGCTGGCTCATAAGGCGGAAGATGACGGTGTCGCTCTGGCTGAAATGCTGGCAGGGCAGGCCGGTCACGTCGATTATAATCTGGTGCCGGGTGTTGTTTATACCATGCCGGAAATCGCCGTGCTGGGCAAAAGCGAAGAGCAACTGAAAGAAGCGGGTGTCGCCTACAATGTGGGTAAATTCCCCTTCTCGGCCAATGGTCGTGCCAAGGCGCAGCGTCATAGTGATGGCTTTGTGAAAATTCTGGCCGACAAGGAAACCGACAAGGTGCTTGGTGTCCATATGATCGGCGCCGGTGTTGGCGAACTGATCCACGAAACCTCGGTTCTGATGGCCTTCTCCGGGTCTGCTGAAGATTTGGCCCGCACCATTCATGCCCATCCAACCTTGTCCGAAGCGGTCAAGGAAGCGGCGCTGAGCGTCGACAAGCGTCCGATCCACATGTAAAGATCAGACACGGGACAGTTTGAAAAGGCCGCCTTCGGGTGGCCTTTTTTGTTGGATTGCTTATGCGACCTTCCGATCTGGATGCGGGGAAGGAGAGAATTAAATCCTATCTCTCCCGGTGCGCCTATTTCTTCCAGAGCACGAAGGAGCGATGTTCGCTAGCCTTGCGTGGGTCATGATAGTCATCAAGGATCTTGGCTTCCATCCGACGACCATTGATCGAAACCGTTACGGTGCGCATGGCGAAGAAGGTTCGAAACGCTACCTTTAATCCGAAATCGCCCTTTTTCTCGGCGATGGAGCGGCCCCATGTGCAGTCGCGCGGTGCGCAAGCGGTATAGGCTTTGACCTGAATGTGGGGAACGGTGTCTTTGGTGCAAATGGCTCGGATTTCCAGTTTGGTCAAATCCGAGCGGTTCCCGGCGAAGGGATTGGTCCATGTACCAAGCGTTTGCGATTTGATGCAATGGTCCGCGAGCGACGGACCTGTCATGGCCAACAACGCCATAGCTAGGAATATTGCCCGATATACCATGTGGTTTCCTCCGATATATCTTGGGTCGGTGACATAATACTATCAATAAAGGGTTACAGTACTCTTAAAGCAAAATTCCCAGAAAAGGGCGATATTTTTTAAATTTTCGGATCTTAATGGTGTTTCTATTCAGTATTTATACATATGAGATCAAGACCTGGGATGGGCTTTTTTATAAATATCCATCAACTCGGTCATTTCTACTTCGGTGTAAGCCTGAGTCGTGGATAGCGAGGCGTGGCCGAGCAATTCCTGAATGGTGCGAAGATCCCCGCCATTGGCGAGCAGATGGGTGGCGAAGGAATGGCGCAGGCCGTGCGGCGTGGCGCTGTCGGGCAGGCCCAGCGATCCGCGCATGCGCTGGATGACCAACTGAATGATCCGCGGGCTCAGGGGTCCACCGCGTACGCCTCGAAAGATCGGTTCGTTTTCCTTTAGCTCAAATGGGCATAGGGAAAGATACTGGTCAATGGCCTGCTGAACCACAGGCAGCACGGGCAGGCGGCGTTGCTTGCCGCCCTTGCCGAGCACGGTCATGGCGTCTTGCCCCGGTAGCGGGGCGGTTTTCAGCGTCAGCGCCAGCGCTTCGGAAATACGCAAGCCCACCGCATAGAGCAGGAGCAACACCGCGCTGTCGCGGGCAACGACCCATGGTTCTTCAGCGAGGGAGTTTTGTGGGTCGACCAAGGCGCGTGCCTTGTCGATGGTCAGGGGCTTGGGAAGGGAGCGGGAATATTTCGGGGTTTGGATGGCATTGAAGGGTGCTGAGTTGGCTTTTTGTTTTTCCTCAAGGAACTGAACAAAGGATCGGACGCCTGCCATCGAGCGGGCCAGTGAGCGTGACGATAGGCCCGTTGCGCGCCGACGGGCCATGAAGGCGCGAATGTCTGCGGGGCGCAGATGGGTGAAATGATCAACAGAGGCGACTTCGCCCATATGTTCGGTGAGGAAGGAAAGGAAATGATCGAGATCCTTGTCATAGGCCTTCAAGGTGGCATCCGACAGGCCGCGTTCCTTGCCCAACCGTGAGAGCCAGCCTTCCTGTTCCTTGCGCAAGTCCGGGGTGGCTATGATCAGGGGAGCGGTGCTTGCATTGCTTGCCTTGGCCATCTTGGTCCACTCCTTGAATGTTGTCCTATGGTTTGATCTCTGAAAGTCGACAGAGGGACGAATCAAAATCCCCGACACTGTTACCAGCATCGGGGACAAACTTTACGCAGATTTTAAGATCACTCGCAGCCTAGGCCAGCCGGGTGTCCCCGGAGTGTGGACAGGCTTTAAGGATCGACTGATTTAGAGGATAGACTGGCCGGTTTTTGCCCAATCAGCGAGGAAAGACTCAAGCCCCTTGTCGGTAAGGACATGGTTGGCGAGGCCCTTGATCACGGCTGGCGGGATGGTGGCGACATCGGCTCCGGCCATGGCAGACTGTTTGACATGGTTGGCGGAGCGAATGGAGGCTGCCAGAATTTCGGTCTGGAAGTCGTAATTGTCATAGATGACGCGAATATCTTCGATTAGTTCCATGCCATCGATGTTGAGATCGTCGAGGCGGCCAATGAATGGGGAAATGAAGGTCGCGCCCGCCTTGGCGGCCAGCAGGGCCTGGTTGGCGGAGAAGCAGAGGGTCACGTTGACCATGTGGCCCTGATCGGTCAATGCCTTACAGGTTTTTAGGCCGTCGATGGTCAGAGGCACCTTGATGCAGACATTCTTGGCGATCTTCAGAAGCTCTTTGGCTTCGGCCAACATGGCGTCGGTTTCCAGCGCCGTGACTTCAGCAGAAACCGGGCCGTCGGTCAGTTCACAGATTTCGGCGATGACTTCTTTGAAGTCGCGGCCGGATTTGACGATCAGGGACGGGTTGGTGGTGACGCCATCAATCAGGCCGGTTGCGGCCAGTTCGCGAATCTCGTTGGTGTCTGCGGTATCGACGAAGAATTTCATTGCTTCAGTGCTCCGTATCGGTTCGATCAAGCGGTTCGCGCCTCTATTGCTCCTTGCAGGCTCAAGGCGAGAGACTTGATCAGCAATATTGGCAAATGGCAGCCCCTGTGCCATTGCTCGGCAGGCGGGGCTCGGGCATCAATCTGTGCCAAATCAGATGATGGATTTCCAAGACAGATTTGCCTATGTTCCTTAAACCAAAGTTCGGTGACAGTCAGCCCTCAACCGCCGAAATGCAGAAACTTTTCCCGTCGAGACAGCCAAAAGAGGTCAACTTGCCACCGTCTGAGCAAATCGTATCAGTCCTCGTGCCAGTTTATGTGGACAATAGCTACAGTTACCGGGTGCCATCCTCTCTGGTCGCACAGATGGGCGAGGGAGAGGGGCGTCTGCGGCCCGGTCAGATTGTTCGGGTGCCGCTAGGGCCGCGTTCGGTGTTGGGGGTGGTTTGGGATGATGACAGTGTCTTTTCCGATTCTGCCCGGCTGAAGGATGTGGAGCATGTTTATCCGGATGTGACCTTTTCAGAGACTTTCCGCCGGTTTGTCGACTGGATTGCCAGCTATACTCTGGCTCAGCGGGGCATGGTGCTCAGAATGGTGCTGCGCGGTGAGGAAGCCCTGATGCCAGCCAAACCGGTCAAGGCTTTGCGCTTGACCGGTGCGCCGCCCCAGCGCATGACCAAAGCGCGGGAACAAGTGCTTGAGGCGATGGAGGGCGGCTTGGCGGAAACCAAGGCGGATCTGTCCCAGCGGGTCGGGGTTTCCGCGTCGGTGATTGACGGGCTGTTGAAAAGTGGCACCCTGTCGGCCTGTCTTTTGCCTCCTCCGCCGATGGTCGAGCAGCCGAACGCGGACTTCGAGCCGCCCAAGCTTAACGCCTTGCAAGAAGATGCTGCGGAACGGATCCGGTCTGCGGTGCGCAAGAGGACCTTTGTGGCCCAATTGCTCGATGGGGTCACCGGGTCGGGCAAGACAGAGGTCTATTTCGAAGGCGTGGCAGAAGCGATTCGCGCCGGGCGGCAGGTGCTGATTCTGGTGCCGGAAATTGCCCTGACTTCCGCCTTTCTTGATCGATTTTCCGCCCGTTTCGGGGTTTTGCCGGGGGAATGGCATTCGGGGCAGTCGCAGCGATACCGTAATCAGATCTGGCGGGCTGTGGCGACTGGCGAGGTGCAGGTGATTGTCGGCGCACGATCTGCCCTGATGCTGCCTTTCCGCGATCTTGGACTGATTGTGGTCGATGAGGAGCATGACGGTGCCTACAAGCAGGAAGACCGGGTCATCTACAATGCTCGTGACATGGCGGTGGTGCGGGCGCATCAATCGGGCTTTGCCGTGGTGCTGGCCAGCGCCACGCCATCGGTGGAAAGCCGCAACAATGCGGATCTTGGGCGCTATGAGCATATTCGTCTGCCGGATCGGTTTGGCGGTCAATCCATGCCTGACATTGATCTGGTCGATATGCGGGTTGATCCGCCGGAAAAGGGCAGCTGGCTTTCGCCACGACTGATCGAAGCGGTCAATCAGAGCCTGGAGGCCGGGGAGCAGAGCCTGCTGTTCCTCAACCGACGTGGTTACGCGCCGCTGACCCTGTGCCGGACCTGCGGCCATCGGTTTCAGTGTCCGTCCTGCTCCACCTGGCTGGTGGAACATCGCTTCCGGCAACAATTGGTCTGTCATCATTGTGGCCATTCAGAGCCCGTGCCACCCTCTTGCCCGGAATGCGGCTCTGAAGACAGTCTGGTGGCCTGTGGGCCGGGGGTGGAGCGCATTGCCGAGGAAGCGGCCGTGATCTGGCCGGACAGGCATATTGTTATTCTGTCGAGTGATCTTATCCCCGGTGTTCAGCAATTGCGGGCCGAATTGGAGCTGATCGCCTCGGGCAAGGCTGACATTGTCATTGGTACGCAATTGGTGGCCAAGGGGCATAACTTTCCTGCCATGACACTGGTTGGGGTGATTGACGCGGATCTCGGGCTGGCGCATGGGGATTTGCGGGCCGGGGAGAAGGTGTTCCAGACGCTGGCGCAGGTGACGGGCCGGGCCGGGCGCCACCGGGGGCAGGGGCGTGGCTTGTTGCAGACCTATGCCCCAGACCATCCGGTGATCGGTGCCCTGGCTTCGGGCAATCGCGAAGGCTTTTATACTTATGAGCTTGAACAGCGCAATCGTGCCGGGATGCCGCCCTTTGGTCGGCTGGGTGCGGTGATTGTCTCGGCCGAGGATCGCGGGGCGGCACTGGCCTATGGCCGGGCGATGGCACAAAGCGCCCCGAGGGAAGAATCAGTCAGGGTGCTGGGGCCTGCCGAAGCGCCTCTGGCGGTGCTGCGCGGGCGCTATCGGTTTCGGCTGCTGGTTGCAACACCGCGTGCCTTTGCCCTGTCGCCATGGCTGAGGCACTGGATCTCGCATTGTCCCAAGCCGACAGGGTCCATTCGTGTGCAAATTGATGTTGATCCTGTGTCTTTCGTGTAAAAAGCCTAGGTCTTTCGTGTAAAAACCCTAGGCTTCTGAATTAGTCTTTTGCATTATATAGCCGATTTAAGACTTATGGCATGCAAGGTAGTGTTGCGCAGGCATGAGGCATGTGCTAGACGAGCAACGGTTTTAGGGGTCATGTGGCCCCGGACAGATGAGACGAAACTTCTGTCGTGATCACTTTTCGAGGGGAAATTGGTCAAGGGTGCAGAATTAATCTCCAAATGTCAGAGAGCGACCAGGTGACGGATAACAATTCAGAGATTTCAGGAGTGGCCGAACGATACGCACGCGCTTTGTTCGACCTGTCCCTTGAAGAAAAGGCAATTGATGCAACCGAGACAGATCTTGGTCGTATCGAAGCCATTATGAATGAGAGTGAAGACTTCATGCGGCTTGTCAAAAGTCCTGTTTTCACTTCTGACGAGCAACTGGCTGCTGTTTCGGCGCTGCTCGACAAAGCCAAAATCGAAGGCATTGTGGGCAACTTTGTTCGTGTCGTTACGTCCAATCGTCGGCTCTTCTCTCTGCCGGGGATTATCAAGGCTTTCCGCAAAATTCTTTCCACTCATCGTGGTGAGCAGGTGGCAGAAGTCACGTCCGCTCATCCTTTGACCGATGACGAATTGGAGGCGCTCAAAGCGTCGATCAAGGATGCATTGGGTAAGGATATTGCGATCGATGCCAAGGTTGATCCAGAACTTCTGGGCGGCCTTGTCGTAAAAGTAGGTTCGCAGATGATTGATTCCTCTGTGCGCACAAAACTCAACTCGCTCAAGATTGCACTGAAAGAGGTCGGCTGATGGATATTCGGGCCGCGGAAATTTCCGCAATCCTCAAAGAGCAGATCAAAAACTTCGGCTCAGACGCTCAGGTCTCCGAAGTTGGTCAGGTTCTGTCTGTTGGTGATGGTATCGCCCGCATCTATGGTTTGGACAATGTTCAGGCCGGTGAGATGGTGGAATTCCCTGGTGGGATGCGCGGTATGGCGCTTAACCTTGAAATGGACAACGTTGGTGCCGTGCTTTTCGGCGACGACCGCGACGTCAAGGAAGGCGACATTGTAAAGCGTACCGGCGCCATCGTTGATGTACCTGTCGGCAAAGGCCTTTTGGGCCGTGTCGTTGATCCGCTTGGTAACCCAATTGACGGAAAGGGCCCTATCGAGGCTACCGAACGTCGTCGTGTGGACGTGAAGGCTCCGGGTATTATCCCGCGCAAGTCGGTTCACGAACCAATGCAGACCGGCCTGAAGGCCGTGGACGCTCTGATCCCGATTGGTCGTGGTCAACGCGAGCTGATCATTGGTGACCGCCAGACCGGTAAGACCGCGATTGCTCTGGATGCCATTCTGAACCAGAAGTCGATCAACGACACCGGTTCGGAATCCGAGAAACTGTACTGCGTCTATGTGGCTGTTGGCCAGAAACGCTCTACGGTTGCCCAGTTTGTGAAGGTTCTGGAAGAAAACGGCGCGCTGGAATATTCCATCGTTGTTGCCGCTACCGCTTCCGATCCTGCGCCAATGCAGTTCCTGGCTCCATTTGCCGGCTGCGCCATGGGCGAATATTTCCGTGACAACGGCATGCACTCTCTGTTGGTCTATGATGATTTGACCAAACAGGCTGTTGCCTATCGTCAGATGTCCCTGCTGCTGCGTCGTCCTCCTGGGCGTGAAGCTTATCCAGGTGACGTTTTCTATTTGCACTCCCGCCTGTTGGAGCGCGCAGCGAAGCTGAACGAAGACAATGGTCTTGGTTCCATGACCGCTCTGCCGGTTATTGAAACCCAGGCAAACGACGTGTCTGCGTTCATTCCGACCAACGTGATTTCGATCACCGACGGTCAGATCTTCCTGGAAACCGATCTCTTCTATCAGGGTATCCGCCCTGCTGTGAACGTTGGTCTTTCGGTTTCTCGCGTGGGCTCTGCCGCACAGGTTAAAGCCATGAAGCAGGTTGCTGGCCCGATTAAGGGTGAGCTGGCTCAGTATCGCGAAATGGCTGCGTTCGCGCAGTTCGGCTCCGACCTTGATGCCACGACCCAGCGTCTGCTTAATCGTGGTGCCCGTTTGACCGAGCTTTTGAAACAGCCTCAGTTCTCCCCACTGAAAGTGGAAGAGCAGGTTGCTGTGATCTATGCCGGTGTGAATGGTTATCTTGACGGCATCGAAGTCAGCCAGGTTCATGCGTTTGAAGAAGGCCTCCTCTCGGTGATGCGCAACGAGCATAAAGATGTGCTTGAAGCCATTCGCGAGAAGAAAGCCCTCGATGACGAACTTTCATCCAAACTGAAGGCGGCGGTCGACAGCTTCGCAAAGAATTTTGCGTAAGGTCTGTAGACTGACGGGGAACGGAGGCTAAGAATGCCAAGCCTTAAGGACCTCAAGAATCGTATCGCCTCGGTTAAGGCGACACAAAAGATCACCAA includes the following:
- a CDS encoding 2-oxoglutarate dehydrogenase E1 component, translated to MARQDANEAFAVTSFLYGGNANYIEDLYARYQENPASLEQEWQIFFKDLEDNRSDVIANAKGASWQRKDWPLAESGDMVSALGDYGIDEKAIGEKLKTKAQSKGFELTDEAVQQATRDSVHALMMIRAYRMRGHLHADLDPLKLAEAKDHEELHPSSYGFTEADYDRKIFIDFVLGLEFATIPEMLEILRRTYCSTLGVEFMHISDPAEKSWIQERIEGPDKQIAFTKEGKKAILYKLVEAEGFEKFLDLKYTGTKRFGLDGGEALIPALEQIIKRGGALGVEQIVFGMAHRGRLNVLSQVMGKPHRAIFHEFKGGSYAPDDVEGSGDVKYHLGASSDRSFDDNNVHLSLTANPSHLEIVNPVVLGKARAKQDQIAAGDGPFIETTEVDRTTVMPLLIHGDAAFAGQGVVAECLGLSGLRGHRTGGSIHFIINNQIGFTTNPRFSRSSPYPSDVAKMIEAPILHCNADDPESVVFAAKIATEFRQKFGKPVVIDMFCYRRFGHNEGDEPAFTQPLMYKKIRQHPTSLRLYADKLIADGVISEADLEAMRDDVRKMMDAEFEAGQSFSPNKADWFDGKWAGLTTASAEDDRRSGETGVEVEELRAIGEKLTGIPSGFNVHRTIKRFLDNRSKMMETGEGIDWATAEALAFGSLVKEGHAVRLSGQDCERGTFSQRHTVLYDQQDESRYIPLNNISEGQQRYEVINSMLSEEAVLGFEYGYTLSEPQCLTMWEGQFGDFANGAQVVFDQFLSSGERKWLRASGLTLLLPHGYEGQGPEHSSARLERYLQACAEDNIQVANCTTPANYFHILRRQVKRTFRKPLVLMTPKSLLRHKRCVSNLAEMGANSTFHRVLWDDAEIRPNQEIKLASDDKIRRVIMCSGKVYYDLYEEREKRGINDVYLLRVEQLYPFPAKALMKELGRFSQADMVWCQEEPKNQGSWAFVEPYIEWVLNQVDANCKRPRYVGRAASAATATGLMSKHIAQLQAFLDDAYAD
- the odhB gene encoding 2-oxoglutarate dehydrogenase complex dihydrolipoyllysine-residue succinyltransferase is translated as MATEIKVPTLGESVTEATIGQWFKATGDAVQADEPLVELETDKVTIEVPAPVSGTMGDIVAAEGETVEVGALLAMLNEGAGGGASAPAASAPAPKADKAPAPAAPAPASSSGTSMPPAPSAGKMMTEQKIDPASVAGSGVRGQVLKGDVLNAIASGATAPAGASTAAPAARPASKAEDAAREERVRMTKLRQTIARRLKDAQNTAAMLTTFNDVDMSAVMNLRKEYKDLFEKKHGVRLGFMGFFAKAVCQALQEIPAVNAEIDGTDLIYKHFVHLGVAVGSPRGLVVPVVRDADQMSIAEMEKAIGDYGRAARDGKLTIEDMQGGTFTVSNGGVYGSMMSTPILNAPQSGILGMHRIEERPVVRNGEIVIRPMMYLALSYDHRIVDGKEAVTFLVRIKEALEDPQRLVLDL
- the lpdA gene encoding dihydrolipoyl dehydrogenase, with protein sequence MSYDLVVIGTGPGGYVCAIRAAQLGMKVAVVEKRKTHGGTCLNVGCIPSKALLHASELYEEAEHDFANMGIKVGKLQLDLKAMMGHKDDVVESNVKGIDYLFKKNKIDIFQGMGKIVAAGKVEVTPDEGDAQTVEAKNIVIATGSDVANLPGIEIDEKHVVSSTGALDLDKVPEKMIVVGAGVIGLELGSVWRRLGSEVTVVEFLDRILPGMDGEIVKNAQRMFKKQGFDFKLGTKVTGIEKSKKGLKVTIEPAVGGDASELDADVVLVAIGRRPYTDGLGLDSVGVELDDRGRVATDAHFKTNVDGIYAIGDVIAGPMLAHKAEDDGVALAEMLAGQAGHVDYNLVPGVVYTMPEIAVLGKSEEQLKEAGVAYNVGKFPFSANGRAKAQRHSDGFVKILADKETDKVLGVHMIGAGVGELIHETSVLMAFSGSAEDLARTIHAHPTLSEAVKEAALSVDKRPIHM
- a CDS encoding tyrosine recombinase XerC; protein product: MAKASNASTAPLIIATPDLRKEQEGWLSRLGKERGLSDATLKAYDKDLDHFLSFLTEHMGEVASVDHFTHLRPADIRAFMARRRATGLSSRSLARSMAGVRSFVQFLEEKQKANSAPFNAIQTPKYSRSLPKPLTIDKARALVDPQNSLAEEPWVVARDSAVLLLLYAVGLRISEALALTLKTAPLPGQDAMTVLGKGGKQRRLPVLPVVQQAIDQYLSLCPFELKENEPIFRGVRGGPLSPRIIQLVIQRMRGSLGLPDSATPHGLRHSFATHLLANGGDLRTIQELLGHASLSTTQAYTEVEMTELMDIYKKAHPRS